The genomic window TACCGTCTTTCTTTCCAAGAGCCCCCCGGGATGTTTTTTGTAAATGGTTTCCTCTTGATGATAGGTAATATTAATATTTAATGGGTTAAACTCCATTAAATTATCAATGGTATTATAAATTGAATCAATATTATGACCCTTTAAAGGAGGAAGTAATTCAAATGAAAAATAAGGACTTTCAGCCTTAATAAAATGCTCAATAACTTTCATATATTTATTTGTAATTTAAATTCGAATTTAATAATCGTTCAGTTTCTTCAATACTAAAATCTTTTCTTCTGGCATAATCAATAACCTGATCTTTTCCGATCCTACCTACATTAAAATACTGGGATTCAGGATGTGAAAAATAATACCCACTAACTGACGCAGCCGGATACATGGAAAAATTTTCAGTAAGTGTAATTGGAATATGCTTTTCTACCTCAAGTAAATTGAAAAGTGTTTTCTTTTCAGAGTGCTCCGGACAAGCAGGATAACCAGGAGCCGGCCGAATACCTTGGTACGTTTCTTTCAATAATTCCTTTATGTTTAGAGATTCGTCGGGAACATATGCCCACTCATTTTTCCTGACCTGCTCATGCATGAGTTCTGCGAACGCTTCAGCAAGTCGATCTGCTAAAATCTTCAACATAATTGCACTGTAATCATCCATATCTTCTTCGTACTGCTTAACCCATTTTTCAATTCCGATACCGCAAGTAACTGCAAATCCTCCAATATGATCAACGATATCATTTTCTTTTGGTCGAATAAAATCAGCCAAAGATAAATTTGAATATTCCTCCGCCTTTAACTGCTGATTTCTTAAAAATCTAAGATGATTAATAATTTCGGATCGTTTCCCATCAGAATAAATTTCAACATCCTCTCCAATTGAGTTACATGGATAAAACCCAATAACTCCTTCTGCCACCAACATCTCATTTTCTATTATCTTATCCAAAAACAATTGAGCTTCATCAAATATCTTCTTTGCTTCACTTCCCTTGATGGGATCCTCAAATATCTGAGGGTATTTTCCATTAATTTTCCAGGCATGGAAAAAGAAGGTCCAATCAATATACTTTCTGATTTCCCTTAAATCGAAGTTTTTAAAGACTTTAACCCCAAGCATTTTGGGTGTTAAAACGGAATATTGATCCCAGTTCAAGCGCAGTTTGTTTTTCTTTGCTGATTCAAAATCAATGGTTTCCTCTTCCTTTTTATTATTATGTTTTTTTACAAGTTCGAAATACTCATCCTTTATTTCCTTATGAAATGCTTCATGATGTTCAACCGACAACAAACTGGATGCAACGGTCACAGCTTTTGATGCATCCCTCACATGAATGACAGGGAATGAATACTTAGGTGCAATTTTTACTGCTGTGTGGATTTTTGAAGTAGTCGCACCGCCAATCAATAAAGGAATTTTCAAACCTTGTCGTTCCATTTCTGTAGCTACATCCACCATTTCCTCAAGAGAAGGCGTAATTAATCCACTTAGCCCAATGATATCAACCTTTTCATCGATGGCCGTTTGCAATATTTTTGAAGCAGGAACCATCACCCCCAAATCAATGACCTCATAATTGTTACATGCAAGTACCACTCCAACAATGTTTTTCCCAATATCGTGCACATCACCCTTAACAGTGGCCATTAAAATTTTTGCCTGAGCTATACTTTCGGTATTCGCTTCTTTCTCTTGTTCAATATATGGAAGAAGTTTAGCAACACCCTTTTTCATTACACGGGCACTTTTTACAACCTGTGGAAGAAACATTTTACCGGAACCAAATAAATCGCCTACCACGTTCATTCCATCCATTAATGGTCCTTCAATGACTTCCAAAGCCCTGGGATACAAAAGCCTGGCTTCCTCAACATCCGCTTCGATAAAATCAACAATTCCTTTCACAAGAGCATGTTTTAATCGCTCCTGAACACTTTGGTTCCGCCATGCATCCTTTTTTACGGCAATATTTTCCTTTTCTCCAACTTGATCCGCATAAGCAACCAAACGTTCAGTGGCATCCTTTCTGCGGTTAAGAATCACGTCTTCAATAAGTTTTAACAGCTCAGCAGGGATATCGTCATAAATCTGCAACATGCCTGGATTTACGATCCCCATATCCAATCCTGCTTTGATAGCATGATATAAAAAAGCGGAATTCATTGCCTCACGAATTACATTGTTCCCTCTGAATGAGAAAGATAGATTGCTAACTCCACCGCTTACTTTTGCATAAGGAAGATTTTCCTTTATCCATTGAGTT from Bacteroidota bacterium includes these protein-coding regions:
- the metH gene encoding methionine synthase, with translation MREQKNIYKEIKERILVLDGAMGTMIQGFKLNETDFRGSRFKNYPTDLKGNNDLLNLTQPQIIKEIHRQYLEAGADIIETNTFNANAISMADYQMEGLAKEINIAAAKIAYEAANEFTLLNPKKPRFVAGAIGPTNKTASMSPKVEDPGYRAVSFDDLVSVYYEQASGLLEGGVDIFLVETIFDTLNAKAAIYAIEKLLKEKNIRIPVMISGTITDASGRTLSGQTVEAFMHSVSHIDLLSIGLNCALGAKELRSYLAELAAKSPAFISAHPNAGLPNQFGEYDETPEMMAVQIKDFLDNQFVNIIGGCCGTTPEHIKAIVAVAEKASVHRPVVKLPQLHLSGLEPLKIYKESNFINIGERTNVSGSIKFARLIREKKYEEALSVARDMVEGGAQVLDVSMDDAMLDAETEMTKFLHLLASEPDIARLPVMIDSSKWSVIEAGLKCVQGKAIVNSISLKEGEQAFIDHATTIRMYGAAVVVMAFDEQGQAANYEQKIAICQWAYNILTQQIHFPPEDIIFDPNILTIGTGIDEHNNYAVDFIKATQWIKENLPYAKVSGGVSNLSFSFRGNNVIREAMNSAFLYHAIKAGLDMGIVNPGMLQIYDDIPAELLKLIEDVILNRRKDATERLVAYADQVGEKENIAVKKDAWRNQSVQERLKHALVKGIVDFIEADVEEARLLYPRALEVIEGPLMDGMNVVGDLFGSGKMFLPQVVKSARVMKKGVAKLLPYIEQEKEANTESIAQAKILMATVKGDVHDIGKNIVGVVLACNNYEVIDLGVMVPASKILQTAIDEKVDIIGLSGLITPSLEEMVDVATEMERQGLKIPLLIGGATTSKIHTAVKIAPKYSFPVIHVRDASKAVTVASSLLSVEHHEAFHKEIKDEYFELVKKHNNKKEEETIDFESAKKNKLRLNWDQYSVLTPKMLGVKVFKNFDLREIRKYIDWTFFFHAWKINGKYPQIFEDPIKGSEAKKIFDEAQLFLDKIIENEMLVAEGVIGFYPCNSIGEDVEIYSDGKRSEIINHLRFLRNQQLKAEEYSNLSLADFIRPKENDIVDHIGGFAVTCGIGIEKWVKQYEEDMDDYSAIMLKILADRLAEAFAELMHEQVRKNEWAYVPDESLNIKELLKETYQGIRPAPGYPACPEHSEKKTLFNLLEVEKHIPITLTENFSMYPAASVSGYYFSHPESQYFNVGRIGKDQVIDYARRKDFSIEETERLLNSNLNYK